In a single window of the Prochlorococcus marinus XMU1412 genome:
- the cysK gene encoding cysteine synthase A, which yields MEIANDITSLVGNTPLVKLNRIRKYFDCYPEIIAKLESFNPSASVKDRIAYSMLYKAEKEGLITPDKTTLIEATSGNTGIALAMVAAAKGYKLILTMPDTMSIERRAMLRAYGAELQLTPGKDGMKGALDLANELSSTIANSYQFNQFENFANPEIHERTTAQEIWSQSNNNLDGLVTGVGTGGTITGCARFLKKVNPNCKIYAVEPQKSAVISGEKAGSHSIQGIGAGFVPKVLNTKLIDEIIKIDDDEAFYYGRLLARLEGLLSGISSGAALAATIKIGKRKELMNKRLIVILPSFGERYLSTAMFESNTSIQARKDGYL from the coding sequence ATGGAAATAGCTAATGATATAACTTCTCTAGTTGGAAATACCCCATTAGTTAAATTAAATCGAATCAGAAAGTATTTTGATTGTTATCCAGAAATAATAGCCAAACTAGAAAGTTTCAATCCATCAGCGTCCGTTAAGGATCGGATCGCTTATTCAATGTTATATAAAGCTGAAAAAGAAGGATTGATAACACCAGATAAAACAACTTTAATTGAAGCAACTAGCGGTAATACTGGGATCGCATTAGCAATGGTTGCCGCAGCAAAAGGCTATAAATTGATATTAACTATGCCGGATACGATGAGTATTGAGAGAAGGGCAATGTTGAGAGCATATGGAGCTGAATTACAGCTAACACCTGGGAAAGACGGAATGAAAGGAGCTTTAGATTTAGCTAATGAGTTGTCTTCAACCATTGCAAATAGCTATCAATTTAATCAGTTTGAAAACTTTGCTAATCCAGAAATTCACGAAAGAACAACGGCCCAAGAAATATGGTCCCAATCCAATAATAATTTAGATGGACTAGTTACAGGAGTAGGCACAGGAGGAACAATTACTGGTTGTGCACGTTTTTTGAAAAAAGTTAATCCAAATTGCAAAATTTATGCCGTAGAACCCCAAAAAAGTGCTGTAATTTCAGGAGAAAAAGCAGGATCACATTCGATTCAAGGAATTGGAGCGGGTTTCGTACCAAAAGTTCTTAATACTAAATTAATTGATGAAATTATAAAAATAGATGACGATGAAGCATTTTATTATGGGCGTTTATTAGCTAGATTGGAAGGCCTTTTATCTGGCATCAGCAGCGGTGCAGCTTTAGCAGCAACTATAAAAATCGGCAAAAGAAAAGAACTAATGAATAAAAGATTGATAGTTATTCTTCCAAGTTTTGGAGAAAGATATTTATCAACAGCAATGTTTGAATCTAATACTTCAATTCAAGCCAGAAAAGATGGTTATCTTTAA
- a CDS encoding lipid-A-disaccharide synthase-related protein → MFKILILSNGHGEDLSGSLIAKQFVKSGYSVHALPIVGKGNHYEKEKIKIIGKTKEFRTGGIGYNSFKGRLTEIFGGEIFYLLKRLYLTFKIRKKYDYFFIVGDIVPVFFAWVCKKDFFTYLVAYSSHYEGKLKLPWPSKFFLLSQKAKKIYTRDSLTASDLTLQLKKKVSFLGNPFMDKFFPRNKELNKDQFSIGLFPGSRFPEILDNFVLILEVLEALSDLRYFQKIQFNFAIVNSLSSSKIKEIFQKRGWLRIENIKDNNLLKFQYKFLEVNIYWNNFDKILLKSRCCISMAGTAAEQAIGLGKPVIQIEGKGPQFTKTFAEAQRRLLGKYVFCASKYKDKNDQINQSIKLIIKIIYLIQLNKKFMISCDENAKKRLGENKACLKMVDDMNIVMKND, encoded by the coding sequence TTGTTTAAGATTTTAATTTTAAGTAATGGGCATGGAGAAGATCTATCTGGCAGTCTGATAGCTAAACAATTCGTAAAAAGTGGTTATTCTGTTCATGCTTTGCCAATTGTTGGTAAGGGAAACCATTACGAAAAAGAAAAAATTAAGATTATCGGTAAAACTAAGGAATTTAGAACTGGAGGAATTGGTTATAATTCTTTTAAGGGAAGACTTACTGAGATATTTGGAGGAGAAATATTTTATCTTCTAAAAAGATTATATTTAACTTTTAAAATAAGAAAAAAATATGATTATTTCTTTATAGTTGGAGATATTGTGCCAGTTTTTTTTGCATGGGTTTGTAAGAAAGATTTTTTTACATATCTAGTTGCTTATTCCAGCCATTATGAAGGTAAGTTGAAATTACCATGGCCTTCTAAATTTTTCTTGCTCTCACAAAAAGCAAAAAAAATATATACAAGAGATTCCCTTACAGCTAGTGATTTAACATTGCAACTAAAAAAGAAAGTGTCTTTTTTAGGCAACCCATTTATGGATAAGTTTTTTCCTAGAAACAAAGAATTAAATAAAGATCAATTTAGTATTGGATTATTTCCAGGAAGTAGATTCCCTGAGATTTTAGATAATTTTGTTTTGATTTTAGAGGTATTAGAGGCATTGTCAGATTTAAGATATTTTCAAAAAATTCAGTTTAATTTTGCGATAGTTAATTCTCTATCTTCATCAAAAATAAAGGAGATATTTCAAAAAAGAGGATGGTTAAGAATTGAAAATATAAAAGATAATAATCTCTTGAAATTCCAATATAAATTTTTAGAAGTGAATATATATTGGAATAATTTTGACAAAATATTATTGAAAAGTAGATGCTGTATCAGCATGGCAGGAACAGCAGCAGAGCAAGCGATTGGATTAGGAAAACCGGTTATTCAGATTGAAGGTAAAGGTCCACAATTTACAAAAACTTTTGCAGAAGCTCAAAGACGTTTGCTTGGAAAATATGTTTTTTGTGCCAGTAAATATAAAGACAAAAATGATCAAATCAATCAGTCAATTAAATTGATCATAAAAATAATATACCTAATACAGCTAAATAAGAAGTTTATGATCTCATGTGATGAAAATGCTAAAAAAAGACTAGGTGAAAACAAAGCTTGTCTTAAAATGGTTGATGATATGAATATTGTTATGAAAAATGACTAA
- a CDS encoding DnaJ domain-containing protein, producing MKKNLYEELGLKQNATRSEIKSSYRSLVKQHHPDAGGKKERFLAIQNAWETLNDPIKKKQYDSSFSFSSSSFDSLNENWEEKFNSKKHNSSIKDKEVETWIKEIYSPINRLISQIIKPLNNEIKKLSADPYDDELMENFCSYIILSQKKIEKVEKIYNKKIVPKSISALGLDLYHCFSQVKDALSEFDRYTQGYVDNYLFDGKEMIKEAKRIQSKMSIEKKNKNF from the coding sequence ATGAAAAAAAATTTATATGAAGAATTAGGCCTCAAACAAAATGCAACCAGAAGTGAAATTAAATCTTCATATCGCTCTTTAGTTAAGCAACATCATCCAGATGCAGGCGGCAAGAAAGAACGATTTCTTGCCATACAAAATGCCTGGGAAACTCTAAATGACCCTATAAAAAAGAAACAATACGATAGCAGTTTTTCCTTTTCCAGCTCATCATTTGATTCATTAAATGAAAATTGGGAAGAGAAATTTAATTCAAAAAAACATAATTCTTCAATTAAGGACAAAGAAGTTGAAACATGGATTAAAGAAATTTATAGTCCGATAAATAGATTAATTAGTCAAATCATTAAACCTTTGAATAACGAAATAAAAAAACTATCTGCGGATCCATATGATGACGAACTAATGGAAAATTTTTGCAGTTATATTATTCTTTCACAAAAGAAAATAGAAAAAGTTGAAAAAATTTATAATAAAAAAATAGTTCCAAAGTCTATTTCAGCTTTAGGCCTTGATCTTTATCATTGTTTTTCACAAGTTAAAGATGCGCTATCAGAATTTGATAGATATACACAAGGATACGTAGATAATTACTTATTTGATGGCAAAGAAATGATCAAAGAAGCAAAAAGAATACAATCAAAGATGTCTATAGAGAAAAAAAATAAAAACTTTTAG
- a CDS encoding ABC transporter ATP-binding protein, translated as MRDSLENEIPHIKFKEVSFSYPGEKENLIFKCNFSIKKPGFWMVVGKNGSGKSTLLKLINGIIRPKKGVIDSNANIGMVFQNPDHQILMPNCRSELLININQNISQNEINKKIEYVLDQVGMNGFEKRPVHTLSGGQKQRLTIACALISNRNFILLDEPTALLDQTSQLKVLQTIKNLTSDHKKPLSALWITHRYEELTYADAVAELKNGFLSSWQEPSKFQYN; from the coding sequence ATGCGAGATTCCCTTGAGAATGAAATACCTCATATTAAATTTAAAGAAGTTTCTTTTTCATATCCAGGAGAAAAAGAAAATTTAATTTTTAAATGTAACTTCTCAATAAAAAAACCTGGATTTTGGATGGTCGTAGGTAAAAACGGGAGCGGAAAAAGTACTCTTTTAAAATTAATTAATGGAATAATCAGACCCAAAAAAGGTGTCATTGACTCTAATGCAAATATTGGAATGGTGTTCCAAAACCCTGATCATCAAATATTGATGCCAAATTGTAGGAGTGAACTTCTGATTAATATTAATCAGAATATAAGTCAAAATGAAATTAATAAAAAAATTGAATATGTGCTTGATCAGGTAGGAATGAATGGTTTTGAAAAAAGGCCAGTTCATACTTTGAGCGGTGGACAAAAACAACGTTTAACTATTGCATGCGCTCTGATTAGTAATAGAAATTTTATTCTTTTAGATGAGCCTACAGCGTTACTTGATCAAACCAGCCAATTAAAAGTTTTACAAACTATTAAAAATCTTACAAGTGACCATAAAAAACCTTTATCAGCTTTGTGGATTACTCATCGTTATGAAGAATTAACTTATGCTGATGCAGTAGCAGAGTTGAAAAATGGTTTTTTATCTAGCTGGCAAGAACCATCAAAATTTCAATATAATTAA
- a CDS encoding DUF7326 family protein, translated as MKKKSIIYSDLSKKQLETLKELYIQKKVESMSHQELKQYVLEIISHQINDTIGKEEEMEAWREMSDFFGEQFERNILEIQTKFIDDKNVIETEIDSQKQRIELLERNNLDQEKKDMWDD; from the coding sequence ATGAAAAAGAAGTCTATTATCTATTCTGATTTATCAAAAAAACAACTAGAAACCCTTAAAGAACTTTACATTCAAAAAAAAGTTGAATCGATGAGTCATCAAGAACTTAAACAATATGTATTAGAAATTATTTCTCATCAGATTAACGATACTATTGGCAAGGAAGAGGAAATGGAAGCATGGCGAGAAATGTCAGATTTTTTTGGAGAACAATTTGAAAGAAATATCTTAGAAATACAAACAAAATTCATTGACGATAAAAACGTAATTGAAACAGAAATAGATTCTCAAAAGCAAAGAATAGAATTACTTGAACGGAATAATTTGGATCAAGAGAAAAAGGATATGTGGGATGACTAG
- a CDS encoding response regulator transcription factor, which yields MKISILLIEDDRDMRDLVARHLEHSGFDVQKAEDGIKGQALALQYSPDLILLDLMLPSVDGLTLCQRLRRDERTSNIPILMITALGGLKDKVTGFNSGADDYITKPFDLEELYVRIKALLRRTNRAQLNSSNQQEILNYGPLTLVPERFEAIWFESPVRLTHLEFELLHCLLQRHGQTVSPALILKEVWGYEPDDDIETIRVHIRHLRTKLEPDPRKPIYIKTVYGAGYCLELPIGSQVEIAKQEFIQARNPNLINSAVD from the coding sequence ATGAAAATTTCAATCCTTTTAATTGAAGATGATCGTGATATGCGTGATTTGGTAGCTAGGCATTTAGAGCATTCTGGTTTCGATGTTCAAAAAGCTGAAGATGGTATTAAAGGACAAGCATTAGCTCTTCAATATTCACCTGATTTAATACTGTTGGATTTAATGCTACCAAGTGTTGACGGTTTAACATTATGCCAGCGACTAAGAAGAGATGAAAGAACATCAAATATACCAATTTTGATGATAACTGCTTTAGGCGGACTTAAAGATAAAGTTACTGGGTTTAATTCTGGAGCAGATGATTACATTACTAAACCATTCGATTTAGAAGAATTATATGTACGCATAAAAGCTTTATTAAGAAGAACTAATAGAGCACAATTAAATTCTAGTAACCAGCAAGAAATACTAAATTATGGACCTTTAACTCTTGTTCCGGAAAGATTTGAAGCTATATGGTTTGAATCTCCTGTTAGGTTAACGCATCTTGAATTTGAACTTCTTCATTGTCTTCTGCAGAGACATGGTCAAACTGTATCGCCAGCATTAATTCTTAAAGAAGTATGGGGATATGAACCTGATGATGATATTGAGACAATAAGAGTTCATATCAGACACTTACGCACTAAACTTGAACCTGATCCACGCAAACCTATTTATATAAAAACTGTGTACGGTGCTGGATATTGTCTTGAGTTACCTATTGGTTCTCAAGTGGAAATTGCTAAGCAAGAGTTCATTCAAGCAAGAAATCCTAATTTGATAAATTCTGCAGTTGATTAA
- a CDS encoding TIGR01777 family oxidoreductase has protein sequence MRLLLLGCTGFVGKELVPTLLTENHEIYIVSRKPISKLKLDLDFNKFKFFQIDLSKEKNWNNENLLNILRETDGIINLMGEPIAEKKWTSEQKKEIENSRINTTKFMMKTLKNLKINPKVIINGSAIGYYGTSLSGEFTENSPGGKDFLSNLCKKWETVAAEKPFFSRLVIFRIGIVLEKDGGALGKMLPIFKVGLGGPIGDGKQWMSWIHRTDLCALIIQALVDKKYSGVFNAVAPNPVLMREFSQTLGKCLNRPNLLPVPGAVLKILLGDGAKVVLEGQKVISSKIKNYNFKYPLLEKAIYASTKN, from the coding sequence ATGCGTCTTTTACTACTTGGCTGCACTGGATTTGTTGGTAAAGAATTAGTGCCAACACTACTCACTGAAAATCACGAAATATACATTGTAAGTAGAAAACCCATTAGTAAATTAAAGCTTGATTTAGATTTCAATAAGTTTAAATTTTTTCAAATAGATTTATCAAAAGAAAAAAACTGGAATAACGAAAATCTTCTTAACATTTTAAGAGAAACAGATGGAATTATTAACTTGATGGGAGAACCCATAGCAGAAAAAAAATGGACTTCTGAACAAAAAAAGGAAATTGAAAATAGTCGTATTAACACCACCAAATTCATGATGAAGACCCTTAAAAATTTAAAAATAAATCCAAAAGTCATTATAAATGGATCAGCTATAGGTTATTACGGTACAAGTTTGTCTGGTGAATTTACTGAAAATAGTCCTGGAGGAAAAGACTTTCTATCTAATCTTTGCAAGAAATGGGAAACGGTCGCCGCTGAAAAACCATTTTTCTCAAGGTTAGTTATTTTTAGAATTGGAATTGTTCTAGAGAAAGACGGAGGAGCATTAGGAAAAATGCTCCCTATATTTAAAGTTGGATTGGGTGGCCCAATTGGAGATGGTAAGCAATGGATGAGTTGGATTCATAGAACTGATTTATGTGCATTAATTATTCAAGCATTAGTTGATAAAAAGTATTCGGGAGTATTTAATGCTGTTGCACCAAATCCAGTATTAATGAGAGAATTTTCTCAGACTTTAGGCAAATGTCTTAATAGACCTAATTTACTTCCAGTGCCTGGAGCGGTTTTAAAAATATTGTTAGGGGATGGAGCGAAAGTTGTTTTAGAAGGACAAAAAGTAATTAGCAGTAAAATCAAAAATTATAATTTTAAATATCCTCTTCTTGAGAAAGCAATTTACGCCTCCACCAAGAATTAA
- a CDS encoding NAD(P)H-quinone oxidoreductase subunit O, with amino-acid sequence MTDSIPKKPLKKGCLVFVDRENYKKSIEALASDDDLPNYVFEGPGEILSVKDEYAQVRWRRPVPDVWFKLDQLKEYTQ; translated from the coding sequence ATGACAGATTCTATTCCAAAGAAACCTCTCAAGAAAGGATGCTTAGTTTTTGTCGATAGAGAAAATTATAAAAAAAGTATTGAAGCGCTAGCCAGTGATGATGATCTACCTAATTATGTCTTTGAAGGTCCTGGAGAGATTCTTTCAGTCAAAGACGAATATGCTCAGGTTCGATGGCGCAGACCTGTTCCAGATGTTTGGTTTAAATTAGATCAACTTAAAGAATATACTCAATAA